From the Manihot esculenta cultivar AM560-2 chromosome 3, M.esculenta_v8, whole genome shotgun sequence genome, one window contains:
- the LOC110610527 gene encoding uncharacterized protein LOC110610527: MAWSATMIGALLGLGTQMYSNALRKLPYMRHPWEHVLGMGLGAVFVNQLVKWEAQLEQDLDKMLEKAKAANERRYFDEDDD, encoded by the exons ATGGCGTGGAGTGCGACGATGATCGGAGCATTGCTGGGACTTGGCACCCAGATGTACTCTAATGCCCTTCGCAAACTTCCCTATATGCGTC ATCCATGGGAGCATGTGCTTGGAATGGGATTGGGAGCAGTGTTCGTGAACCAGCTGGTGAAATGGGAAGCTCAGCTTGAACAAGACCTCGATAAGATGCTCGAGAAAGCCAAGGCCGCCAACGAGCGCCGCTACTTTG ATGAAGATGATGATTAG
- the LOC110611036 gene encoding LRR receptor-like serine/threonine-protein kinase GSO1: MADMAWKEKRLLAVLLLLCFSFGFVVCQNQDLSVLLEVKKSFLEDPENVLRDWNESNPNFCKWRGVTCGLSSVDGSMRVLSLNLSDSSLSGSISPSLGRLQNLLHLDLSSNSLTGPIPTALSNLSSLESMLLFSNQLTGSIPTQLGSLTSLRVMRIGDNGLSGPIPASFRELANLVTLGLASCSLTGTIPPQLGQLTMLENLILQQNQLQGPIPAELGNCSSLTIFTAANNNLSGSIPVELGRLENLQILNLANNSISGQIPSQLGELSQLTYLNLLGNELEGPIPKSLTKLGNLQNLDLSMNKLTGGIPEEFGNMGQLVYLVLSNNNLSGVIPRSICSNATSLESLFLAEIQLSGPIPKELRQCQSLQQLDLSNNTLNGSIPIEIFDLAELNYLYLHNNSLEGSISPFIANLSNLQELALYHNNFQGNLPKEIGMLGNLQVLYLYDNQLSGEIPMEIGNCSSLQMVDFFGNHFSGEIPITLGRLKGLKLLHLRQNELVGEIPSSLGNCHQLKILDLADNHLSGGIAATFGFLQALEQLMLYNNSLEGNIPDSLTNLRNLTRINLSKNKLNGSIEPLCSSSSFLSFDVTGNEFDHEIPPQLGNSPSLERLRLGNNQFTGKIPWTLGKIRQLSLLDLSGNLLTGPIPVQLMLCNKLTHIDLNNNLLSGPIPLWLGRLTQLGELKLSSNQFTGSLPPELFNCSKLLVLSLDSNSLNGTLPVEIGRLESLDVLNLNNNQLSGPISRTLGRLSKLYELRLSHNSFSGEIPVELGQLKNLQSMMDLSYNNLSGEIPPSIGTLSKLESLDLSHNQLVGEIPPQVGQMSSLGKLNLSFNNLQGKLSKQFSHWPAEAFEGNLQLCGKPLNHCNGFDSGNQRSGLSESTVVIISAITTLAAIALLVFGLSLFFKQRRESFRRGSELTCNYSSTSSKAQHRPLFQKGIAKRDFRWEDIMEATSNLSDEFIIGSGGSGTIYKAELHTGETVAVKRILWKDDFLLNKSFMREVKTLGSIKHRHLVKLLGYCTNKGAGSNLLIYEYMENGSVWNWLHGLSPVNIKKKKSLDWEARLKIAVGLAEGVEYLHHDCVPKLIHRDIKSSNLLLDSNMEAHLGDFGLAKALVEDPGSSSEANCSWFAGSYGYIAPEYAYSFEVTEKSDVYSMGIVLMELVSGKMPTDALFGVDMDIVRWVEKHMEMQGSGREELLDPELKPLLPGEECAAYQVLEIALQCTKTNPQERPSSRHACDLLLHLFHNRMVDFAKVNVDAYA, translated from the exons ATGGCAGATATGGCTTGGAAAGAGAAGAGGTTATTAGCTGTTCTTCTTTTGTTGTGCTTTTCATTTGGTTTTGTTGTGTGTCAAAACCAGGATTTATCTGTTCTTTTGGAGGTCAAAAAATCATTTCTGGAAGACCCAGAAAATGTTTTGCGTGATTGGAATGAAAGCAATCCAAATTTCTGCAAATGGAGAGGAGTTACTTGTGGATTGAGCTCGGTTGATGGCTCAATGCGAGTGTTGAGTCTAAACCTATCTGACTCGTCATTATCTGGTTCAATATCACCTTCTCTGGGTCGTCTGCAAAACCTACTCCACCTTGATCTTTCTTCTAACAGCCTCACGGGTCCCATCCCAACTGCCCTTTCGAACCTTTCTTCATTGGAATCTATGCTCTTGTTCTCCAACCAACTCACTGGTTCCATTCCAACTCAGCTGGGTTCCCTCACGAGTCTCCGGGTCATGAGAATCGGTGACAATGGACTCAGTGGACCTATTCCTGCCTCCTTTCGTGAGCTTGCCAACTTGGTCACTCTTGGTTTAGCCTCATGCAGTCTCACGGGCACAATACCTCCCCAACTCGGACAACTTACCATGCTTGAGAACTTGATTTTGCAACAGAACCAGCTGCAGGGACCAATTCCAGCCGAGCTAGGGAATTGTTCAAGCCTCACTATCTTCACCGCTGCTAACAACAATCTAAGCGGATCAATCCCAGTAGAATTGGGTCGTTTAGAAAATCTCCAAATCTTGAACCTGGCCAACAATAGTATCTCAGGGCAGATACCGAGCCAACTTGGTGAACTGAGTCAACTCACCTATCTGAATTTGTTAGGAAACGAGCTTGAAGGTCCAATCCCAAAGTCATTAACCAAACTGGGTAATCTTCAGAATCTTGATTTATCAATGAACAAGCTCACTGGAGGGATTCCAGAGGAGTTCGGCAACATGGGTCAGCTTGTTTACTTGGTCTTATCAAACAACAATCTCTCTGGTGTCATACCAAGAAGCATATGTTCAAATGCTACCAGTTTGGAGAGCTTGTTTCTAGCAGAGATTCAACTTTCTGGTCCAATTCCAAAGGAATTAAGACAGTGCCAATCACTGCAACAGCTTGACTTGTCAAACAACACACTTAATGGTTCAATACCTATTGAAATTTTTGATCTGGCTGAACTGAATTATCTCTACCTCCACAACAATAGTTTGGAGGGTTCCATATCTCCCTTCATAGCAAACCTCAGCAACCTCCAGGAGCTTGCACTGTATCACAACAATTTTCAAGGTAACCTTCCTAAAGAGATCGGCATGCTTGGGAATCTTCAAGTATTATATCTCTATGACAATCAGTTATCTGGAGAGATTCCTATGGAGATTGGAAATTGTTCAAGCTTGCAAATGGTTGATTTCTTTGGAAATCATTTCAGTGGGGAGATTCCTATTACTCTTGGGAGGTTGAAGGGACTGAAGCTGCTTCATTTGAGACAAAACGAGCTTGTAGGTGAAATTCCCTCGAGTTTGGGTAATTGTCATCAACTAAAAATTCTAGACTTGGCAGATAATCATCTCTCTGGTGGCATTGCAGCAACTTTTGGATTCCTTCAGGCTCTGGAACAGTTAATGCTTTATAACAATTCCCTGGAAGGTAATATTCCTGATTCGCTTACCAATTTAAGGAACCTGACAAGAATAAATCTATCAAAAAACAAATTGAATGGTAGCATTGAACCATTGTGTAGCTCGAGTTCTTTCCTGTCTTTTGATGTCACAGGAAATGAATTTGACCATGAAATTCCTCCCCAGCTGGGGAATTCACCTTCTCTTGAAAGGCTAAGATTGGGGAACAACCAATTTACTGGGAAAATCCCTTGGACACTGGGCAAGATTCGCCAGCTATCACTGTTGGATCTCTCAGGGAACTTGCTCACAGGTCCAATACCAGTACAGCTTATGCTTTGCAACAAATTGACCCATATTGATCTGAACAACAACCTTCTTTCTGGGCCTATACCATTGTGGCTTGGCAGGTTAACACAACTGGGGGAGCTAAAGCTCTCCTCCAATCAGTTTACTGGGTCCCTTCCTCCTGAGCTATTCAATTGTTCCAAATTATTGGTGCTTTCTCTTGATAGCAATTCACTGAACGGGACTCTTCCTGTTGAGATTGGGAGATTGGAATCCCTTGATGTTCTCAACCTCAACAACAACCAATTATCAGGCCCAATCTCTCGGACTCTTGGTAGGCTAAGTAAGTTGTATGAACTTCGGCTGTCACACAACAGCTTCAGCGGAGAAATACCCGTTGAGCTTGGACAGCTCAAGAATCTTCAAAGCATGATGGACCTCAGCTACAATAATCTCAGTGGTGAAATCCCACCTTCTATTGGAACACTTTCCAAACTTGAGTCCCTTGATCTGTCCCACAATCAACTTGTGGGAGAAATACCTCCCCAGGTTGGGCAGATGAGCAGCTTAGGCAAGCTTAATCTCTCCTTCAACAACCTTCAAGGGAAATTAAGCAAGCAATTCTCGCACTGGCCTGCTGAAGCATTCGAAGGAAACCTGCAACTTTGCGGAAAGCCTCTTAATCACTGCAACGGTTTTGATTCAGGCAACCAAAGGTCTGGCCTAAGTGAATCAACGGTGGTGATAATCTCCGCAATTACAACCTTAGCTGCAATTGCTCTGTTGGTGTTTGgactttctctcttttttaaaCAGAGGCGAGAatctttcagaagaggaagtgaACTGACATGCAATTACTCTTCCACTTCTTCCAAAGCACAGCATAGACCACTATTCCAGAAAGGCATTGCCAAGAGAGATTTCAGATGGGAAGATATCATGGAAGCCACTAGCAATTTGAGCGATGAGTTCATCATCGGTTCAGGAGGGTCTGGGACAATCTACAAAGCTGAATTGCACACTGGAGAAACAGTAGCTGTTAAGAGGATTCTGTGGAAAGATGATTTTTTGCTTAACAAAAGCTTCATGAGAGAAGTAAAAACACTTGGAAGTATCAAGCACAGGCATCTAGTGAAGTTACTGGGATATTGTACTAATAAAGGAGCAGGTTCTAATCTTCTGATTTACGAGTATATGGAGAATGGGAGCGTCTGGAATTGGCTGCATGGACTATCACCCGTTAAtatcaagaagaagaaaagcctGGACTGGGAGGCAAGGTTGAAAATAGCCGTTGGATTAGCTGAGGGAGTGGAGTATCTCCACCATGATTGTGTGCCAAAGCTCATCCATAGAGATATCAAATCAAGCAATTTGCTGCTGGATTCCAATATGGAGGCACATCTGGGAGACTTTGGACTGGCAAAGGCACTAGTGGAGGATCCTGGGTCCAGTTCAGAAGCAAATTGTTCATGGTTTGCTGGGTCTTACGGGTACATTGCCCCAG AGTACGCATACTCATTTGAGGTGACAGAGAAGAGTGATGTTTATAGCATGGGTATCGTGCTGATGGAACTCGTTAGTGGAAAAATGCCTACGGATGCATTGTTTGGCGTTGATATGGACATAGTAAGATGGGTAGAGAAACATATGGAAATGCAAGGATCTGGTCGTGAAGAATTGTTAGATCCTGAACTGAAACCACTGTTACCAGGTGAAGAATGTGCAGCATATCAAGTACTTGAAATTGCGCTGCAATGCACTAAGACTAATCCACAAGAGAGGCCCTCCTCTCGTCATGCCTGTGATCTCCTCCTGCATTTGTTCCACAACAGGATGGTGGATTTTGCAAAGGTGAATGTGGATGCTTACGCATAG